Proteins co-encoded in one Macrobrachium rosenbergii isolate ZJJX-2024 chromosome 54, ASM4041242v1, whole genome shotgun sequence genomic window:
- the LOC136834570 gene encoding cerebellar degeneration-related antigen 1-like, with protein sequence MEDVEFVDITEDIEFDDIIEDVEFVDITEDVGFVDVTEDVEFEDVMDDVEFEDVTEDVDFVDVTEDVEFEDVKEDVEFEDVTEDVEFEDVTDDVEFEDVTEDVFEDVTEDVEFEDVTEDVEFVDVTEDMEFVDVMEDVELEDVTEDMEFEDVTEDLEFLGTWKLDSSFVGLGNLSCKFEFGLSLGLGNWIRPVGHGNSVL encoded by the coding sequence ATGGAGGATGTGGAATTTGTGGACATCACGGAGGACATAGAATTTGATGACATCAtagaggacgtggaatttgtggacATCACGGAGGACGTGGGATTTGTGgatgtcacggaggacgtggaatttgaggacgtcatggacgatgtggaatttgaggatgtTACGGAGGACGTGGACTTtgtggacgtcacggaggacgtggaatttgaggacgttaaggaggacgtggaatttgaggatgtcacggaggacgtggaatttgaggacgtcacggacgatgtggaatttgaggacgtcacggaggacgtgtTTGAGGATGTCAcggaggatgtggaatttgaggacgtcacagaggacgtggaatttgtggacgtcacggaggacatGGAATTCGTGGACGTCATGGAGGACGTGGAATTggaggacgtcacggaggacatggaatttgaggacgtcacagaGGACTTGGAATTTCTggggacttggaaattggattcgtcctttgtaggacttggaaatttgtcttgtaaatttgaatttggtTTGtccttaggacttggaaattggattcgtcCCGTAGGACATGGAAATTCCGTCTTGTAG